Proteins co-encoded in one Mesorhizobium huakuii genomic window:
- a CDS encoding caspase family protein, giving the protein MKFDQGRALIIGVANYEAVGGLPAAVLNDALDTAETLKSSAYCGYPEANVTVLTDDASTLENIRKALADLAATATADDTVAIFFSGHGARIGSGAEATSALVPYDCKLTDVAGTSLGEAELSAAIAAIKAPRVILVVDACHAAGTATLKSGLGEDGEDGIDEGFDEKSLQQLARGTGRVVLASSRATETSLVLRRERNSVFTTAMLSGLKGAATAASDGTIRVFDLFNHVSETVRQSVPGRQHPVFKASDLEENFPVALALGGTKSISPGVNQRHRDLEQIMPDLFPLGPTDQDIWLRAGGDVSRLRLSGNGRAQWFAALRLISLGGGGSISRESLIDAALDEFPAHRELKALR; this is encoded by the coding sequence ATGAAATTCGACCAAGGCCGGGCGCTGATCATTGGCGTTGCCAACTATGAGGCGGTCGGGGGTCTTCCCGCCGCCGTGCTCAATGACGCGCTCGACACCGCCGAGACCCTCAAGTCGTCCGCGTACTGCGGCTATCCGGAGGCGAACGTCACTGTCCTCACCGACGACGCGTCCACGCTCGAAAACATCCGAAAAGCGCTTGCCGACCTCGCGGCGACCGCGACCGCCGACGACACCGTCGCGATCTTCTTCTCGGGCCACGGGGCGCGCATCGGCAGTGGCGCCGAGGCGACGAGCGCGCTCGTCCCCTACGATTGCAAGCTCACGGACGTCGCAGGAACGTCGCTCGGCGAGGCCGAGCTGTCCGCCGCGATCGCCGCCATCAAGGCGCCGCGGGTCATCCTCGTCGTCGACGCGTGCCATGCCGCCGGCACCGCCACGCTCAAGTCCGGCCTGGGCGAGGATGGGGAGGACGGGATCGACGAAGGGTTCGACGAGAAGTCGCTGCAGCAACTGGCGCGGGGGACCGGCCGGGTTGTGCTCGCGTCGTCGCGCGCGACCGAGACGTCTCTGGTGCTCAGACGCGAGCGGAACAGCGTGTTCACGACCGCGATGCTCTCCGGCCTCAAGGGCGCTGCCACCGCCGCCAGCGACGGGACCATCCGGGTATTTGACCTGTTCAACCACGTGTCCGAGACGGTCAGGCAGTCCGTCCCGGGAAGGCAGCACCCAGTGTTCAAGGCTAGCGACCTTGAGGAGAACTTCCCCGTCGCACTCGCGCTCGGCGGCACCAAGTCGATCTCGCCGGGCGTCAATCAGCGCCACCGGGACCTCGAGCAGATCATGCCGGACCTCTTCCCGCTCGGCCCGACGGACCAGGACATCTGGCTGCGGGCGGGCGGCGACGTCTCGCGCCTCAGGCTGAGCGGCAACGGACGAGCGCAGTGGTTCGCCGCGCTCCGCCTGATCTCCCTGGGCGGCGGCGGCAGCATTTCGCGCGAGAGCCTGATCGACGCGGCGCTGGACGAATTCCCTGCCCACCGCGAGCTCAAGGCGTTGCGCTAA
- a CDS encoding effector-associated domain EAD1-containing protein produces the protein MRVDQAIYGTVKLGHALRYASGDRKLAGELAQRLDLPDTEPQGADWSPVTSGFAVRDWYVVARTFSDPSVGRSGMVVTHALICDLEEIAALDDLRPLLAHLITSFDAAPAAVEALEVTPVPGMPPATSDLADTAQALVSRGSGPVVRIGSDGFEKLMVALWGRLWPALRRKLYFRLSFGPKDVVEKPEPTIVCTPASLVGRWQQQQRIVGRSGAERPQAAGMIDGSADGAELREFGDRIGANLDDFQELQLLEQAHAIASTTPNTVARLVSATRLIERLSPDPARGEVEKRTIVERLVEVLPTAQPSEILTLRNLALPGLETSGLVWQALELWFEQNNYLPSDDADIVTIVADALIDDDAIAPWREAARRGLDRSAVATGGQFAAGFWRWAKSEPRVSAPLVALVASDRKGLEALEAAAPTDLDTATAKPIIASAAKQKLFRLHAIAAGASMKPADAASAQSAVEPGADVTAMRLAMRRAKPGEILDAVARVPDARVLTIAGEAVAKDPTLLGRRDMSTAPNRRIWVAALKADTGAWRGPEDPRKAFNQLLDEQIDGGRPPAELLHLLSVSPLADLTTYPRRSKVWDKVPTATRDRLLAATTDAWFASAGAGQQNTTIEPELVERIVRDPRLDQLLMRLAAGTLAEGLHVIDGLGGLDHARFRRWVSTAVRAVRSITPADADLLGRAVASRGRSDIVDDLISIYRAGRNDVAPVLRHCLGLIGLVERWFLGLSPVSASEKWDVLTELAAELFPNGPDQDAMWERSGGRDADLRHHGTGKERWRGAIRDIQNGRQPRVSRLIQQMRADFPENPNLRLMANDPLFRN, from the coding sequence ATGCGCGTCGACCAGGCGATCTACGGCACTGTCAAACTTGGGCACGCCCTCAGGTACGCGAGCGGCGACCGCAAGCTCGCGGGCGAGCTGGCGCAGCGCCTCGACCTGCCGGACACGGAGCCCCAAGGCGCCGACTGGTCGCCCGTCACGTCGGGGTTCGCCGTGCGCGACTGGTACGTTGTCGCTCGAACGTTCAGCGATCCGTCGGTTGGACGGTCAGGCATGGTAGTCACCCACGCGCTGATCTGCGACCTGGAGGAGATCGCCGCGTTGGACGACCTCCGCCCGCTGCTCGCGCACCTCATCACGTCGTTTGACGCGGCACCGGCAGCCGTCGAGGCGCTCGAGGTGACTCCGGTACCGGGAATGCCGCCCGCGACATCCGATCTCGCGGACACGGCGCAGGCGCTCGTCAGCCGCGGCTCCGGCCCGGTGGTGCGCATCGGATCGGACGGCTTCGAGAAGCTCATGGTCGCGCTGTGGGGACGCCTATGGCCCGCCCTGCGGCGCAAGCTCTACTTCCGGCTGAGCTTCGGCCCGAAGGACGTGGTGGAAAAGCCGGAGCCGACGATCGTCTGCACGCCAGCCTCCCTCGTCGGGCGGTGGCAACAGCAGCAGCGGATCGTTGGCCGGAGCGGCGCCGAGCGGCCCCAGGCCGCTGGAATGATCGACGGCTCGGCCGACGGCGCCGAGCTGCGGGAGTTCGGCGACAGGATCGGCGCGAACCTTGACGATTTCCAGGAGCTCCAGCTGCTCGAGCAGGCGCACGCCATCGCATCCACGACGCCCAACACCGTCGCGCGGCTTGTCTCGGCCACCCGGTTGATCGAGCGGCTCTCGCCGGATCCCGCGCGGGGGGAGGTCGAGAAACGCACCATCGTCGAGCGGCTCGTCGAAGTACTCCCGACGGCTCAGCCATCGGAGATCCTGACGCTGCGCAACCTCGCGCTCCCGGGTCTCGAGACGAGCGGCCTCGTCTGGCAGGCGCTCGAGCTATGGTTCGAACAAAACAACTATCTTCCCTCAGACGATGCCGACATAGTGACCATCGTCGCCGACGCGCTGATCGACGACGATGCCATCGCACCCTGGCGCGAGGCCGCGAGGCGGGGCCTGGACCGCTCGGCCGTTGCGACGGGTGGCCAGTTTGCCGCTGGGTTCTGGCGCTGGGCGAAGTCCGAGCCCCGCGTCTCCGCGCCGCTCGTCGCGCTGGTCGCGAGCGACCGGAAGGGACTGGAGGCGCTCGAGGCCGCGGCCCCGACAGACCTGGATACCGCCACCGCGAAGCCGATCATCGCCTCTGCCGCCAAGCAGAAGCTCTTTCGGCTGCACGCCATCGCGGCCGGCGCGAGCATGAAGCCCGCGGACGCGGCGAGCGCCCAGAGCGCCGTGGAGCCGGGTGCCGACGTCACCGCGATGCGGCTCGCGATGCGCCGCGCGAAGCCCGGCGAGATCCTCGACGCGGTGGCCAGGGTTCCCGACGCACGGGTGCTCACGATCGCGGGCGAGGCGGTGGCGAAGGACCCGACGCTCCTGGGGAGGCGGGACATGTCGACCGCCCCGAACCGGCGCATCTGGGTGGCAGCACTCAAGGCTGACACGGGAGCGTGGCGTGGGCCTGAGGACCCGCGGAAGGCGTTCAACCAGCTTCTCGACGAGCAGATCGACGGCGGCAGGCCGCCGGCGGAACTCCTCCACCTCCTGTCCGTATCGCCGCTTGCAGACCTGACGACTTACCCGCGGAGGAGCAAGGTCTGGGATAAGGTGCCGACGGCCACCCGGGATCGTCTGCTCGCGGCGACGACTGACGCCTGGTTCGCGAGCGCGGGAGCCGGTCAGCAGAACACCACGATCGAGCCTGAACTGGTTGAACGGATCGTCCGCGATCCGCGGCTCGACCAGCTCCTTATGCGCCTCGCGGCCGGGACGCTCGCGGAAGGTCTCCACGTGATCGACGGACTCGGCGGGCTCGACCACGCGCGCTTCCGGCGGTGGGTCTCGACCGCGGTCCGCGCGGTCCGGTCGATCACCCCTGCCGATGCCGACCTGCTCGGACGGGCCGTCGCATCGCGCGGACGAAGCGACATCGTCGACGACCTGATCTCGATCTACCGGGCCGGCCGGAACGACGTCGCGCCGGTGCTCCGCCACTGCCTCGGCCTGATCGGCCTCGTCGAGCGCTGGTTCCTCGGGCTCTCGCCCGTCAGCGCCAGTGAGAAGTGGGACGTGCTCACCGAGCTGGCCGCCGAGCTCTTTCCAAACGGGCCGGACCAGGACGCGATGTGGGAGCGGTCCGGCGGACGGGACGCCGACCTTCGTCACCACGGTACCGGCAAGGAGCGTTGGCGTGGTGCGATCCGCGACATCCAAAACGGAAGGCAACCCCGCGTCTCGAGGCTGATCCAGCAGATGCGAGCCGACTTCCCCGAGAATCCCAACCTTAGGCTGATGGCCAACGACCCGCTGTTCCGGAACTGA
- a CDS encoding TRAFAC clade GTPase domain-containing protein, giving the protein MEKCAQATCFVPGTGCDLGHTDLSKCPIWHGAKVTDTADEELSGEMLMPWSGSALGFADLGFVSGRGKPIVIGVVGPQNAGKTTLLAAWYLLLGRGLAGTKGQLFAGSYTLSGWEAVAGSMRWAPGQPPGFPAHTTSRGGRAPGLLHLTFRDENGDRPVDYLFTDAPGEWFQRWAINRDSDEGAGARWVSDNADAFMIVADRDALAGELMGTARGSLQRIAKRLGAERGGRPVALVWTKSDVDIPPEMEEAVRGAVTDAMSDTVEHSVSVVGAPDGDPLLNKGAGLVELLQWAIGVRRPGVRLPPPASTSDDPLFIYGNNKP; this is encoded by the coding sequence GTGGAGAAGTGCGCGCAGGCGACGTGCTTCGTCCCCGGCACCGGCTGCGACCTCGGCCACACGGACCTGTCGAAGTGCCCGATCTGGCATGGGGCCAAGGTAACCGACACAGCCGACGAGGAACTCTCGGGCGAGATGCTGATGCCGTGGTCCGGCAGCGCGTTGGGCTTCGCGGACCTAGGATTCGTGTCGGGGCGCGGCAAGCCCATCGTCATCGGCGTCGTGGGGCCGCAGAACGCTGGCAAGACGACCCTGCTCGCGGCATGGTACCTACTGCTCGGTCGAGGCCTGGCCGGCACCAAGGGCCAGCTATTCGCCGGATCCTACACGCTCTCCGGGTGGGAGGCGGTCGCGGGTTCGATGCGGTGGGCGCCGGGCCAGCCGCCGGGCTTCCCCGCCCACACGACCAGTCGCGGCGGAAGGGCGCCGGGGCTCCTGCACCTGACCTTTCGCGACGAGAACGGCGACCGGCCGGTCGACTACCTCTTCACCGACGCGCCCGGCGAATGGTTCCAGCGATGGGCTATCAACAGGGATTCTGACGAGGGGGCAGGCGCGCGCTGGGTGTCGGATAACGCCGACGCCTTCATGATCGTGGCCGACCGCGATGCGCTCGCCGGCGAATTGATGGGCACGGCGCGCGGCTCGCTGCAGCGCATCGCGAAGCGCCTGGGCGCGGAACGGGGCGGCCGCCCCGTCGCTCTCGTCTGGACCAAGTCCGACGTCGACATTCCTCCGGAGATGGAGGAGGCCGTCCGCGGTGCCGTCACCGACGCGATGTCCGACACGGTCGAGCACTCGGTCAGCGTGGTCGGGGCGCCCGACGGCGATCCGCTGCTGAACAAGGGCGCTGGGCTGGTCGAGCTTCTCCAGTGGGCGATTGGCGTCAGACGGCCCGGCGTCCGGCTGCCGCCGCCGGCATCAACATCCGACGACCCCCTGTTCATCTACGGGAACAACAAGCCGTGA